Proteins found in one Acipenser ruthenus chromosome 18, fAciRut3.2 maternal haplotype, whole genome shotgun sequence genomic segment:
- the LOC117423763 gene encoding myelin transcription factor 1-like isoform X4: protein MKLCASFLENEFRGRLLNQRWTRGERISSCETKSLHSRHCKMNLDSDDKRTRTRSKGIRVPVELIGQELSCPTLGCNGSGHVSGKYARHRSLQSCPLAKKRKHQDVDSDQPSSKRKSHPLRLALDEGYNVDSDGSDESEVREDSSADESEEALEDEHEEEDDKEESEEAAREECMAAESSNAGQSQEEDSPEAPVSNQREDYTYYHEMVASSLLNLGQIAENTVETTEESPLTAGMDIVCETENIDRCSEVETQAETVVHEDDDEEGDEEDATEIREATEEAQNLIRTVEIHQEPEEEEEEEEEEEEEEEEEDEDEDVEASEACMTQKDNTDHQYFSGGFTRFRTVEHEADGPSSEIQCEETLGEEEEEEEDEEEEEEEEEEEEEVTDAQGSHTETETELELQSQLEDSCPKTTSSVVIEVRSEESDKDDEDNDDDDTLSQKSAVTDESEIYDMTRGNLGLLEQAIALKAEQVKMMREAGRMPGEQLRYFHIEDRQGKPMDSMRKNYFNKDPSRSEKREIKCPTPGCDGTGHVTGLYPHHRSLSGCPHKDRIPPEILAMHENVLKCPTAGCTGQGHVNSNRNTHRSLSGCPIAAAEKLSKTHEKQPIPQHASELPKGSPNSDRVLRPMCFVKQLEIPQFGSYRPNVQPATPRANLAKELEKYSKVSFDYASFDVQVFGKRMLAPKIATTEISPKAFKSKPFPKASSPSHSLSGSYAKSTTSSSSSSGYDYSHDAEAAHMAATAILNLSTRCWEMPENLSTKQQDLASKSMDIEVDENGTLDLSMKKHSKSLSCLSPGVRSPEQSQNQSCSPSSSAMTSPQSSHASKQEEWEGPIDYTKPNRQREEDLEEMEPAAHSFVSSEPEDCEMIQESLEDRKYPGEVTTTSFKMKYQSKDSKKELLLCPTPGCDGSGHITGNYASHRSLSGCPLADKSLRSLMAAHSAELKCPTPGCDGSGHITGNYSSHRRCPVPGCDGLGHISGKYASHRSASGCPLAARRQKEGLLNGAPFPWKSLRTEGPACPTPGCDGSGHANGSFLTHRSLSGCPRASFAIKKTKFPGDEYLTTKFRASDVLDNDEDIKQLNKEISELNESNTEMEADMVNLQTQISSMEKNLKNIEDENKIIEEQNEALFMELSGLSQALVRSLANIRLPHMQEPITEQNFDSYVNTLTDMYTNKECYQNPENKALLETIKQAVKGIKV, encoded by the exons ATGAACCTAGACAGTGATGACAAGAGAACACGCACACGATCAAAGGGAATTAGAG TGCCTGTAGAACTCATAGGACAAGAATTAAG CTGCCCCACCCTTGGATGCAATGGCTCAGGTCATGTCAGTGGAAAATATGCAAGACACAGAAG TTTACAGAGTTGCCCGTTGGCCAAGAAAAGGAAACACCAGGATGTAGACTCGGATCAGCCTTCATCAAAAAGGAAGTCCCACCCCCTGAGGTTGGCTTTGGATGAGGGGTACAATGTGGACAGCGACGGTAGTGACGAATCAGAGGTCAGGGAAGATTCCTCAGCAGACGAATCAGAGGAGGCCTTGGAGGACGAGCACGAGGAAGAAGACGACAAAGAAGAGAGCGAAGAGGCAGCACGAG AAGAATGCATGGCAGCAGAATCATCCAATGCTGGACAATCTCAAGAGGAAGACTCGCCCGAGGCACCCGTTAGTAACCAAAGGGAAGACTACACATACTATCATGAAATGGTGGCCAGTTCCCTTCTCAACCTGGGTCAAATTGCAGAAAACACAGTGGAAACAACAGAGGAATCTCCGCTCACAGCTGGAATGGACATAGTATGTGAAACAGAGAACATTGATAGGTGCAGCGAGGTGGAAACACAGGCCGAAACAGTGGTtcatgaagatgatgatgaagagggtGACGAAGAAGATGCTACAGAAATTAGGGAGGCGACAGAAGAAGCCCAGAACTTGATCAGGACAGTAGAAATACATCAGGaaccagaggaggaggaggaggaggaggaggaagaggaggaggaggaagaagaagaagatgaagatgagGATGTGGAGGCCAGCGAGGCTTGCATGACACAGAAAGACAACACAGATCACCAGTACTTCAGTGGGGGCTTCACGAGGTTCAGAACAGTAGAGCATGAGGCAGACGGTCCATCATCAGAAATCCAGTGCGAGGAGACACTgggagaagaagaggaagaggaggaggatgaagaggaggaggaggaggaggaggaggaggaggaggaagttACAGATGCTCAGGGATctcacacagaaacagaaactgAACTGGAGCTCCAGTCCCAGCTCGAGGACTCCTGTCCAAAGACCACATCCTCAGTGGTGATCGAGGTCCGATCGGAAGAGTCTGACAAAGACGACGAGGATAACGACGACGATGACACTCTTTCTCAGAAGTCGGCCGTCACGGATGAGTCCGAGATATATGACATGACGAGAGGGAACCTCGGTCTTCTAGAGCAGGCTATTGCGCTAAAGGCTGAGCAGGTGAAGATGATGCGGGAAGCAGGCAGGATGCCAGGGGAACAACTTCGCTATTTCCACATAGAGGACAGGCAAGGAAAGCCTATGGATTCTATGAGAAAGAATTACTTTAATAAAG ACCCCTCAAGGTCTGAGAAGAGAGAGATTAAGTGCCCGACCCCAGGGTGTGATGGGACTGGTCATGTGACTGGATTGTACCCTCACCATCGCAGTCTGTCCGGCTGCCCACACAAAGACAGGATACCACCAGAGA TCCTGGCGATGCACGAGAATGTTCTCAAGTGTCCCACGGCAGGGTGCACGGGGCAGGGTCACGTCAACAGCAACCGCAACACTCACAGGAG CTTGTCCGGATGTCCTATTGCCGCAGCTGAAAAACTGTCTAAAACCCATGAGAAACAGCCAATCCCTCAGCATGCCTCTGAGCTCCCTAAAGGCAGCCCTAATTCAGACAGAGTACTCAG GCCTATGTGCTTTGTAAAGCAATTAGAGATTCCTCAGTTTGGCAGCTACAGACCCAATGTTCAACCTGCAACCCCTCGTGCCAACCTGGCTAAGGAACTTGAGAAGTACTCCAAGGTCTCTTTCGATTATGCAAGTTTTGATGTTCAGGTCTTTGGCAAACGTATGCTTGCCCCAAAGATTGCGACCACTGAAATCTCACCAAAAGCCTTTAAAT CTAAACCATTCCCCAAGGCGTCCTCCCCAAGCCACAGCCTGTCTGGTAGTTATGCGAAGAGCaccacctcctcttcctcctccagcGGCTACGACTACTCCCACGACGCAGAGGCGGCGCACATGGCCGCCACCGCAATCCTGAACCTGTCCACACGCTGCTGGGAAATGCCTGAGAATCTCAGCACAAAACAGCAGGACCTAGCCAGCAAG AGCATGGATATCGAGGTGGATGAGAACGGCACCCTGGACCTCAGCATGAAAAAGCACAGTAAGAGCTTGTCGTGCCTGAGCCCGGGGGTCAGATCACCAGAGCAGTCCCAGAACCAGAGCTGCAGCCCCAGCAGCAGTGCGATGACCTCACCACAGTCCAGCCACGCCTCCAAACAGGAAGAGTGGGAGGGGCCTATCGACTACACCAAACCCAACAGGCAGCGCGAGGAGGACTTAGAGGAG ATGGAGCCCGCAGCCCACTCGTTCGTCTCCTCAGAACCAgaggactgtgaaatgatccaagAGAGCTTGGAAGACAGGAAGTACCCGGGAGAGGTCACCACAACaagcttcaaaatgaaatacCAGAGCAAGGACAGCAAGAAGGAACTTCTATT GTGCCCAACCCCTGGTTGTGATGGCAGTGGTCACATCACTGGAAACTATGCATCACACCGCAG CCTGTCTGGTTGTCCTCTTGCTGACAAGAGTCTCAGATCCCTCATGGCTGCACATTCTGCCGAGCTCAA GTGCCCAACTCCAGGCTGTGACGGTTCCGGTCATATCACAGGGAACTACTCATCCCACAGAAG ATGCCCAGTTCCAGGATGTGACGGCTTGGGTCACATCAGCGGGAAGTACGCCTCCCACCGCAGTGCCTCCGGCTGCCCATTGGCTGCCCGCAGACAGAAGGAAGGGCTTCTCAACGGCGCTCCCTTTCCCTGGAAATCACTCCGAACAGAAGGACCAGCCTGCCCAACGCCAGGGTGCGACGGCTCAGGTCACGCTAATGGCAGCTTCCTTACACACCGAAG TCTCTCAGGCTGTCCCAGGGCCTCTTTTGCTATAAAGAAGACAAAGTTCCCAGGGGATGAATATCTCACCACAAAATTCAGGGCCAGTGACG TTCTCGACAATGATGAAGAcattaaacagttaaacaagGAGATCAGCGAGCTCAACGAATCCAACACTGAGATGGAAGCGGACATGGTCAACCTGCAGACGCAG ATTTCCTCAATGGAAAAGAATCTGAAGAACATCGAAGATGAGAACAAAATCATTGAGGAGCAGAATGAGGCCTTGTTTATGGAGCTGTCAGGCCTGAGTCAGGCCCTCGTTCGCAGCCTGGCCAACATTCGCCTTCCACACATG CAGGAGCCAATCACTGAGCAGAATTTTGATTCCTATGTGAACACGTTGACGGATATGTACACCAATAAGGAGTGCTACCAGAACCCAGAGAACAAGGCACTGCTGGAGACTATTAAGCAGGCTGTGAAGGGTATCAAAGTGTAA
- the LOC117423763 gene encoding myelin transcription factor 1-like isoform X2 produces MKLCASFLENEFRGRLLNQRWTRGERISSCETKSLHSRHCKMNLDSDDKRTRTRSKGIRVPVELIGQELSCPTLGCNGSGHVSGKYARHRSLQSCPLAKKRKHQDVDSDQPSSKRKSHPLRLALDEGYNVDSDGSDESEVREDSSADESEEALEDEHEEEDDKEESEEAAREECMAAESSNAGQSQEEDSPEAPVSNQREDYTYYHEMVASSLLNLGQIAENTVETTEESPLTAGMDIVCETENIDRCSEVETQAETVVHEDDDEEGDEEDATEIREATEEAQNLIRTVEIHQEPEEEEEEEEEEEEEEEEEDEDEDVEASEACMTQKDNTDHQYFSGGFTRFRTVEHEADGPSSEIQCEETLGEEEEEEEDEEEEEEEEEEEEEVTDAQGSHTETETELELQSQLEDSCPKTTSSVVIEVRSEESDKDDEDNDDDDTLSQKSAVTDESEIYDMTRGNLGLLEQAIALKAEQVKMMREAGRMPGEQLRYFHIEDRQGKPMDSMRKNYFNKDPSRSEKREIKCPTPGCDGTGHVTGLYPHHRSLSGCPHKDRIPPEILAMHENVLKCPTAGCTGQGHVNSNRNTHRSLSGCPIAAAEKLSKTHEKQPIPQHASELPKGSPNSDRVLRPMCFVKQLEIPQFGSYRPNVQPATPRANLAKELEKYSKVSFDYASFDVQVFGKRMLAPKIATTEISPKAFKSKPFPKASSPSHSLSGSYAKSTTSSSSSSGYDYSHDAEAAHMAATAILNLSTRCWEMPENLSTKQQDLASKSMDIEVDENGTLDLSMKKHSKSLSCLSPGVRSPEQSQNQSCSPSSSAMTSPQSSHASKQEEWEGPIDYTKPNRQREEDLEEMEPAAHSFVSSEPEDCEMIQESLEDRKYPGEVTTTSFKMKYQSKDSKKELLLCPTPGCDGSGHITGNYASHRSLSGCPLADKSLRSLMAAHSAELKCPTPGCDGSGHITGNYSSHRSLSGCPRAKKGGIKTTPTKDDKEDPELLKCPVPGCDGLGHISGKYASHRSASGCPLAARRQKEGLLNGAPFPWKSLRTEGPACPTPGCDGSGHANGSFLTHRSLSGCPRASFAIKKTKFPGDEYLTTKFRASDVLDNDEDIKQLNKEISELNESNTEMEADMVNLQTQISSMEKNLKNIEDENKIIEEQNEALFMELSGLSQALVRSLANIRLPHMEPITEQNFDSYVNTLTDMYTNKECYQNPENKALLETIKQAVKGIKV; encoded by the exons ATGAACCTAGACAGTGATGACAAGAGAACACGCACACGATCAAAGGGAATTAGAG TGCCTGTAGAACTCATAGGACAAGAATTAAG CTGCCCCACCCTTGGATGCAATGGCTCAGGTCATGTCAGTGGAAAATATGCAAGACACAGAAG TTTACAGAGTTGCCCGTTGGCCAAGAAAAGGAAACACCAGGATGTAGACTCGGATCAGCCTTCATCAAAAAGGAAGTCCCACCCCCTGAGGTTGGCTTTGGATGAGGGGTACAATGTGGACAGCGACGGTAGTGACGAATCAGAGGTCAGGGAAGATTCCTCAGCAGACGAATCAGAGGAGGCCTTGGAGGACGAGCACGAGGAAGAAGACGACAAAGAAGAGAGCGAAGAGGCAGCACGAG AAGAATGCATGGCAGCAGAATCATCCAATGCTGGACAATCTCAAGAGGAAGACTCGCCCGAGGCACCCGTTAGTAACCAAAGGGAAGACTACACATACTATCATGAAATGGTGGCCAGTTCCCTTCTCAACCTGGGTCAAATTGCAGAAAACACAGTGGAAACAACAGAGGAATCTCCGCTCACAGCTGGAATGGACATAGTATGTGAAACAGAGAACATTGATAGGTGCAGCGAGGTGGAAACACAGGCCGAAACAGTGGTtcatgaagatgatgatgaagagggtGACGAAGAAGATGCTACAGAAATTAGGGAGGCGACAGAAGAAGCCCAGAACTTGATCAGGACAGTAGAAATACATCAGGaaccagaggaggaggaggaggaggaggaggaagaggaggaggaggaagaagaagaagatgaagatgagGATGTGGAGGCCAGCGAGGCTTGCATGACACAGAAAGACAACACAGATCACCAGTACTTCAGTGGGGGCTTCACGAGGTTCAGAACAGTAGAGCATGAGGCAGACGGTCCATCATCAGAAATCCAGTGCGAGGAGACACTgggagaagaagaggaagaggaggaggatgaagaggaggaggaggaggaggaggaggaggaggaggaagttACAGATGCTCAGGGATctcacacagaaacagaaactgAACTGGAGCTCCAGTCCCAGCTCGAGGACTCCTGTCCAAAGACCACATCCTCAGTGGTGATCGAGGTCCGATCGGAAGAGTCTGACAAAGACGACGAGGATAACGACGACGATGACACTCTTTCTCAGAAGTCGGCCGTCACGGATGAGTCCGAGATATATGACATGACGAGAGGGAACCTCGGTCTTCTAGAGCAGGCTATTGCGCTAAAGGCTGAGCAGGTGAAGATGATGCGGGAAGCAGGCAGGATGCCAGGGGAACAACTTCGCTATTTCCACATAGAGGACAGGCAAGGAAAGCCTATGGATTCTATGAGAAAGAATTACTTTAATAAAG ACCCCTCAAGGTCTGAGAAGAGAGAGATTAAGTGCCCGACCCCAGGGTGTGATGGGACTGGTCATGTGACTGGATTGTACCCTCACCATCGCAGTCTGTCCGGCTGCCCACACAAAGACAGGATACCACCAGAGA TCCTGGCGATGCACGAGAATGTTCTCAAGTGTCCCACGGCAGGGTGCACGGGGCAGGGTCACGTCAACAGCAACCGCAACACTCACAGGAG CTTGTCCGGATGTCCTATTGCCGCAGCTGAAAAACTGTCTAAAACCCATGAGAAACAGCCAATCCCTCAGCATGCCTCTGAGCTCCCTAAAGGCAGCCCTAATTCAGACAGAGTACTCAG GCCTATGTGCTTTGTAAAGCAATTAGAGATTCCTCAGTTTGGCAGCTACAGACCCAATGTTCAACCTGCAACCCCTCGTGCCAACCTGGCTAAGGAACTTGAGAAGTACTCCAAGGTCTCTTTCGATTATGCAAGTTTTGATGTTCAGGTCTTTGGCAAACGTATGCTTGCCCCAAAGATTGCGACCACTGAAATCTCACCAAAAGCCTTTAAAT CTAAACCATTCCCCAAGGCGTCCTCCCCAAGCCACAGCCTGTCTGGTAGTTATGCGAAGAGCaccacctcctcttcctcctccagcGGCTACGACTACTCCCACGACGCAGAGGCGGCGCACATGGCCGCCACCGCAATCCTGAACCTGTCCACACGCTGCTGGGAAATGCCTGAGAATCTCAGCACAAAACAGCAGGACCTAGCCAGCAAG AGCATGGATATCGAGGTGGATGAGAACGGCACCCTGGACCTCAGCATGAAAAAGCACAGTAAGAGCTTGTCGTGCCTGAGCCCGGGGGTCAGATCACCAGAGCAGTCCCAGAACCAGAGCTGCAGCCCCAGCAGCAGTGCGATGACCTCACCACAGTCCAGCCACGCCTCCAAACAGGAAGAGTGGGAGGGGCCTATCGACTACACCAAACCCAACAGGCAGCGCGAGGAGGACTTAGAGGAG ATGGAGCCCGCAGCCCACTCGTTCGTCTCCTCAGAACCAgaggactgtgaaatgatccaagAGAGCTTGGAAGACAGGAAGTACCCGGGAGAGGTCACCACAACaagcttcaaaatgaaatacCAGAGCAAGGACAGCAAGAAGGAACTTCTATT GTGCCCAACCCCTGGTTGTGATGGCAGTGGTCACATCACTGGAAACTATGCATCACACCGCAG CCTGTCTGGTTGTCCTCTTGCTGACAAGAGTCTCAGATCCCTCATGGCTGCACATTCTGCCGAGCTCAA GTGCCCAACTCCAGGCTGTGACGGTTCCGGTCATATCACAGGGAACTACTCATCCCACAGAAG TTTGTCTGGCTGCCCCCGTGCCAAGAAAGGTGGAATAAAAACAACTCCTACCAAGGACGACAAGGAGGATCCCGAGCTCTTAAA ATGCCCAGTTCCAGGATGTGACGGCTTGGGTCACATCAGCGGGAAGTACGCCTCCCACCGCAGTGCCTCCGGCTGCCCATTGGCTGCCCGCAGACAGAAGGAAGGGCTTCTCAACGGCGCTCCCTTTCCCTGGAAATCACTCCGAACAGAAGGACCAGCCTGCCCAACGCCAGGGTGCGACGGCTCAGGTCACGCTAATGGCAGCTTCCTTACACACCGAAG TCTCTCAGGCTGTCCCAGGGCCTCTTTTGCTATAAAGAAGACAAAGTTCCCAGGGGATGAATATCTCACCACAAAATTCAGGGCCAGTGACG TTCTCGACAATGATGAAGAcattaaacagttaaacaagGAGATCAGCGAGCTCAACGAATCCAACACTGAGATGGAAGCGGACATGGTCAACCTGCAGACGCAG ATTTCCTCAATGGAAAAGAATCTGAAGAACATCGAAGATGAGAACAAAATCATTGAGGAGCAGAATGAGGCCTTGTTTATGGAGCTGTCAGGCCTGAGTCAGGCCCTCGTTCGCAGCCTGGCCAACATTCGCCTTCCACACATG GAGCCAATCACTGAGCAGAATTTTGATTCCTATGTGAACACGTTGACGGATATGTACACCAATAAGGAGTGCTACCAGAACCCAGAGAACAAGGCACTGCTGGAGACTATTAAGCAGGCTGTGAAGGGTATCAAAGTGTAA
- the LOC117423763 gene encoding myelin transcription factor 1-like isoform X1, whose translation MKLCASFLENEFRGRLLNQRWTRGERISSCETKSLHSRHCKMNLDSDDKRTRTRSKGIRVPVELIGQELSCPTLGCNGSGHVSGKYARHRSLQSCPLAKKRKHQDVDSDQPSSKRKSHPLRLALDEGYNVDSDGSDESEVREDSSADESEEALEDEHEEEDDKEESEEAAREECMAAESSNAGQSQEEDSPEAPVSNQREDYTYYHEMVASSLLNLGQIAENTVETTEESPLTAGMDIVCETENIDRCSEVETQAETVVHEDDDEEGDEEDATEIREATEEAQNLIRTVEIHQEPEEEEEEEEEEEEEEEEEDEDEDVEASEACMTQKDNTDHQYFSGGFTRFRTVEHEADGPSSEIQCEETLGEEEEEEEDEEEEEEEEEEEEEVTDAQGSHTETETELELQSQLEDSCPKTTSSVVIEVRSEESDKDDEDNDDDDTLSQKSAVTDESEIYDMTRGNLGLLEQAIALKAEQVKMMREAGRMPGEQLRYFHIEDRQGKPMDSMRKNYFNKDPSRSEKREIKCPTPGCDGTGHVTGLYPHHRSLSGCPHKDRIPPEILAMHENVLKCPTAGCTGQGHVNSNRNTHRSLSGCPIAAAEKLSKTHEKQPIPQHASELPKGSPNSDRVLRPMCFVKQLEIPQFGSYRPNVQPATPRANLAKELEKYSKVSFDYASFDVQVFGKRMLAPKIATTEISPKAFKSKPFPKASSPSHSLSGSYAKSTTSSSSSSGYDYSHDAEAAHMAATAILNLSTRCWEMPENLSTKQQDLASKSMDIEVDENGTLDLSMKKHSKSLSCLSPGVRSPEQSQNQSCSPSSSAMTSPQSSHASKQEEWEGPIDYTKPNRQREEDLEEMEPAAHSFVSSEPEDCEMIQESLEDRKYPGEVTTTSFKMKYQSKDSKKELLLCPTPGCDGSGHITGNYASHRSLSGCPLADKSLRSLMAAHSAELKCPTPGCDGSGHITGNYSSHRSLSGCPRAKKGGIKTTPTKDDKEDPELLKCPVPGCDGLGHISGKYASHRSASGCPLAARRQKEGLLNGAPFPWKSLRTEGPACPTPGCDGSGHANGSFLTHRSLSGCPRASFAIKKTKFPGDEYLTTKFRASDVLDNDEDIKQLNKEISELNESNTEMEADMVNLQTQISSMEKNLKNIEDENKIIEEQNEALFMELSGLSQALVRSLANIRLPHMQEPITEQNFDSYVNTLTDMYTNKECYQNPENKALLETIKQAVKGIKV comes from the exons ATGAACCTAGACAGTGATGACAAGAGAACACGCACACGATCAAAGGGAATTAGAG TGCCTGTAGAACTCATAGGACAAGAATTAAG CTGCCCCACCCTTGGATGCAATGGCTCAGGTCATGTCAGTGGAAAATATGCAAGACACAGAAG TTTACAGAGTTGCCCGTTGGCCAAGAAAAGGAAACACCAGGATGTAGACTCGGATCAGCCTTCATCAAAAAGGAAGTCCCACCCCCTGAGGTTGGCTTTGGATGAGGGGTACAATGTGGACAGCGACGGTAGTGACGAATCAGAGGTCAGGGAAGATTCCTCAGCAGACGAATCAGAGGAGGCCTTGGAGGACGAGCACGAGGAAGAAGACGACAAAGAAGAGAGCGAAGAGGCAGCACGAG AAGAATGCATGGCAGCAGAATCATCCAATGCTGGACAATCTCAAGAGGAAGACTCGCCCGAGGCACCCGTTAGTAACCAAAGGGAAGACTACACATACTATCATGAAATGGTGGCCAGTTCCCTTCTCAACCTGGGTCAAATTGCAGAAAACACAGTGGAAACAACAGAGGAATCTCCGCTCACAGCTGGAATGGACATAGTATGTGAAACAGAGAACATTGATAGGTGCAGCGAGGTGGAAACACAGGCCGAAACAGTGGTtcatgaagatgatgatgaagagggtGACGAAGAAGATGCTACAGAAATTAGGGAGGCGACAGAAGAAGCCCAGAACTTGATCAGGACAGTAGAAATACATCAGGaaccagaggaggaggaggaggaggaggaggaagaggaggaggaggaagaagaagaagatgaagatgagGATGTGGAGGCCAGCGAGGCTTGCATGACACAGAAAGACAACACAGATCACCAGTACTTCAGTGGGGGCTTCACGAGGTTCAGAACAGTAGAGCATGAGGCAGACGGTCCATCATCAGAAATCCAGTGCGAGGAGACACTgggagaagaagaggaagaggaggaggatgaagaggaggaggaggaggaggaggaggaggaggaggaagttACAGATGCTCAGGGATctcacacagaaacagaaactgAACTGGAGCTCCAGTCCCAGCTCGAGGACTCCTGTCCAAAGACCACATCCTCAGTGGTGATCGAGGTCCGATCGGAAGAGTCTGACAAAGACGACGAGGATAACGACGACGATGACACTCTTTCTCAGAAGTCGGCCGTCACGGATGAGTCCGAGATATATGACATGACGAGAGGGAACCTCGGTCTTCTAGAGCAGGCTATTGCGCTAAAGGCTGAGCAGGTGAAGATGATGCGGGAAGCAGGCAGGATGCCAGGGGAACAACTTCGCTATTTCCACATAGAGGACAGGCAAGGAAAGCCTATGGATTCTATGAGAAAGAATTACTTTAATAAAG ACCCCTCAAGGTCTGAGAAGAGAGAGATTAAGTGCCCGACCCCAGGGTGTGATGGGACTGGTCATGTGACTGGATTGTACCCTCACCATCGCAGTCTGTCCGGCTGCCCACACAAAGACAGGATACCACCAGAGA TCCTGGCGATGCACGAGAATGTTCTCAAGTGTCCCACGGCAGGGTGCACGGGGCAGGGTCACGTCAACAGCAACCGCAACACTCACAGGAG CTTGTCCGGATGTCCTATTGCCGCAGCTGAAAAACTGTCTAAAACCCATGAGAAACAGCCAATCCCTCAGCATGCCTCTGAGCTCCCTAAAGGCAGCCCTAATTCAGACAGAGTACTCAG GCCTATGTGCTTTGTAAAGCAATTAGAGATTCCTCAGTTTGGCAGCTACAGACCCAATGTTCAACCTGCAACCCCTCGTGCCAACCTGGCTAAGGAACTTGAGAAGTACTCCAAGGTCTCTTTCGATTATGCAAGTTTTGATGTTCAGGTCTTTGGCAAACGTATGCTTGCCCCAAAGATTGCGACCACTGAAATCTCACCAAAAGCCTTTAAAT CTAAACCATTCCCCAAGGCGTCCTCCCCAAGCCACAGCCTGTCTGGTAGTTATGCGAAGAGCaccacctcctcttcctcctccagcGGCTACGACTACTCCCACGACGCAGAGGCGGCGCACATGGCCGCCACCGCAATCCTGAACCTGTCCACACGCTGCTGGGAAATGCCTGAGAATCTCAGCACAAAACAGCAGGACCTAGCCAGCAAG AGCATGGATATCGAGGTGGATGAGAACGGCACCCTGGACCTCAGCATGAAAAAGCACAGTAAGAGCTTGTCGTGCCTGAGCCCGGGGGTCAGATCACCAGAGCAGTCCCAGAACCAGAGCTGCAGCCCCAGCAGCAGTGCGATGACCTCACCACAGTCCAGCCACGCCTCCAAACAGGAAGAGTGGGAGGGGCCTATCGACTACACCAAACCCAACAGGCAGCGCGAGGAGGACTTAGAGGAG ATGGAGCCCGCAGCCCACTCGTTCGTCTCCTCAGAACCAgaggactgtgaaatgatccaagAGAGCTTGGAAGACAGGAAGTACCCGGGAGAGGTCACCACAACaagcttcaaaatgaaatacCAGAGCAAGGACAGCAAGAAGGAACTTCTATT GTGCCCAACCCCTGGTTGTGATGGCAGTGGTCACATCACTGGAAACTATGCATCACACCGCAG CCTGTCTGGTTGTCCTCTTGCTGACAAGAGTCTCAGATCCCTCATGGCTGCACATTCTGCCGAGCTCAA GTGCCCAACTCCAGGCTGTGACGGTTCCGGTCATATCACAGGGAACTACTCATCCCACAGAAG TTTGTCTGGCTGCCCCCGTGCCAAGAAAGGTGGAATAAAAACAACTCCTACCAAGGACGACAAGGAGGATCCCGAGCTCTTAAA ATGCCCAGTTCCAGGATGTGACGGCTTGGGTCACATCAGCGGGAAGTACGCCTCCCACCGCAGTGCCTCCGGCTGCCCATTGGCTGCCCGCAGACAGAAGGAAGGGCTTCTCAACGGCGCTCCCTTTCCCTGGAAATCACTCCGAACAGAAGGACCAGCCTGCCCAACGCCAGGGTGCGACGGCTCAGGTCACGCTAATGGCAGCTTCCTTACACACCGAAG TCTCTCAGGCTGTCCCAGGGCCTCTTTTGCTATAAAGAAGACAAAGTTCCCAGGGGATGAATATCTCACCACAAAATTCAGGGCCAGTGACG TTCTCGACAATGATGAAGAcattaaacagttaaacaagGAGATCAGCGAGCTCAACGAATCCAACACTGAGATGGAAGCGGACATGGTCAACCTGCAGACGCAG ATTTCCTCAATGGAAAAGAATCTGAAGAACATCGAAGATGAGAACAAAATCATTGAGGAGCAGAATGAGGCCTTGTTTATGGAGCTGTCAGGCCTGAGTCAGGCCCTCGTTCGCAGCCTGGCCAACATTCGCCTTCCACACATG CAGGAGCCAATCACTGAGCAGAATTTTGATTCCTATGTGAACACGTTGACGGATATGTACACCAATAAGGAGTGCTACCAGAACCCAGAGAACAAGGCACTGCTGGAGACTATTAAGCAGGCTGTGAAGGGTATCAAAGTGTAA